One genomic window of Halovivax cerinus includes the following:
- a CDS encoding dipeptide epimerase, giving the protein MSLETSFERVSLPLEFPFTITRGTQTAAENVIVRVEDDEGRVGIGGAAPSSHYGETAATVEAVLPSLLAVVEDVGDPHQLGRIERRMRAEIEDNPAARCSVSIALHDLVGKRLDVPLYRYWGLDPTETVTSSYTIGIDDTERMREKTEIALDRGHDTLKVKLGTDRDVEIVETIRDVAPDVRLYVDANEAWTPKEAVRTIERLAAYDLAFVEQPVPAENPEGLRYVSEHSPLPIAADESLITADDVPRVADRCDVANLKLMKCGGLREAKRIVHAARAHGLQVMCGCMTESNASIAAACHFAPLLDYADLDGSLLLDDDPYDGVPLPGGRIDLEAMDRPGTGVGTQ; this is encoded by the coding sequence ATGAGCCTCGAGACGAGTTTCGAACGGGTCTCGCTGCCCCTCGAGTTTCCCTTTACCATCACGCGAGGGACGCAGACGGCGGCCGAGAACGTGATCGTCCGGGTCGAGGACGACGAGGGGCGCGTCGGGATCGGCGGCGCCGCGCCGTCGTCACACTACGGCGAAACGGCGGCGACCGTCGAGGCCGTACTTCCCTCGCTGCTCGCGGTCGTCGAAGACGTTGGCGACCCCCACCAACTCGGCCGGATCGAGCGCCGGATGCGCGCGGAGATCGAAGACAACCCGGCTGCCCGGTGTTCGGTGAGTATCGCCCTGCACGACCTCGTCGGAAAGCGCCTCGACGTCCCGCTGTATCGCTACTGGGGACTCGATCCGACCGAGACCGTCACCTCATCCTACACCATCGGTATCGACGACACCGAGCGGATGCGCGAGAAGACAGAGATCGCGCTCGATCGCGGCCACGACACGCTGAAGGTCAAACTCGGGACCGACAGAGACGTCGAGATCGTCGAGACCATCCGCGACGTCGCGCCCGACGTCCGCCTCTACGTCGACGCGAACGAGGCCTGGACGCCGAAGGAGGCCGTCCGCACGATCGAACGGCTCGCCGCCTACGATCTGGCGTTCGTCGAACAACCCGTGCCTGCCGAGAACCCGGAGGGCCTTCGATACGTCTCCGAACACAGCCCACTCCCGATCGCGGCCGACGAGTCGCTCATCACGGCCGACGACGTCCCCCGGGTCGCCGATCGCTGCGACGTCGCGAACCTGAAGCTAATGAAGTGCGGCGGCCTCCGGGAGGCGAAGCGAATCGTCCACGCCGCCCGCGCCCACGGGCTCCAGGTGATGTGCGGGTGCATGACCGAGTCGAACGCCTCGATCGCCGCGGCCTGTCACTTCGCGCCGCTGCTCGACTACGCCGACCTGGACGGCTCGCTCCTGCTCGACGACGATCCCTACGACGGCGTCCCGCTGCCCGGTGGTCGGATCGACCTCGAAGCGATGGATCGACCGGGGACCGGCGTCGGGACGCAGTAG